In Polaribacter pacificus, the genomic window TTAATGAAGCCTTAACTTTGGCAAAAACCTATTATAATAATGATGAGCAAACCAATCGGTTTTTAATCATTATTTCAGACGGAGAAGATCATCAAGATGAAACCAGCAAGGTTGCACAAAGCATGTCTAAAGAAGGTATTAAGATTTTTACCATTGGTGTTGGAACCGAGCAAGGAGGCCCAATCCCAATTAAGACAAACGGATCTTTGGTAGGATACAAAAAAGACAACAAGGGAGAAACTGTCATAACCAAGCGCAACCAAGAAGTTTTAGAAGAAGTAGCAAATTCTGCTAGTGGACGCTATATCGACGGAAACAAAACTGAAACTCCTGTGGATATACTTGAAAAAATATTGGCAAACGCACAAAAAAGTGAGTTTGAAACCAAGCAATTTTCAGATTATAAAGATCAATTTCAGTGGTTTATTGGTTTGGGGATCCTCTTTCTTTTAATTGATGTATTTTTCCTTGACAAAAAAACAAAATGGGTTAAAAAAATTGATTTATTTAATGAGCAATAAAACAATACCAATGAATAGAATTAAAAACATCTTTACCGTAGTATTCTTCGTGCTGTTCTCTGCTACGAGCTTTGCTCAGCAAGATAGCATTGCACTTCAAAGAGAGGCCAGAAGCTTGTTGAGAAATGGAAATGAACTCTATCAGCAAGAAAAGTATACTGATGCCAGTGTCCTATACAAAAAGGCCTTAGAAAAAAGCGCCACCTATAAAAAGGCTAGTTATAATTTAGGCAATGCCTTGTATTTGCAAAAGGATTATAAAGAAGCAGTTCCTCAATTTGAATTGTCTGCAAAAGCGGCAAAAGACAAGTTCTCAAAAGCAGAATCTTTTCATAACCTTGGGAATTCTATGATGGAGCAAAAGCAATATCAACAAGCGATAGACGCTTATAAGAATGCCTTGAGAAACAATCCAAATGATGATGAGACTCGTTACAATTTGGCCGTTGCAAAAAAGAAATTAAAAGAGCAAAAGGACAAAGAGAACAAGGACAATAAAGACGACAAAAAGGATAACAAAGACAAGAAAGACAACAAAGATAAGAACGACGATAAAGGAGATCAAAAGGACGATAAAAAAGGAGACCAGAAAGACGAGGATAAAAACAAGGACGACAAAAAAGATGATCAAAATGGTGATCAGAAAGACAACAAAGACCCTAAACAAAACGAAAATAAAGACAATAAGAAAAAAGAGCAGCCTAAAAAAGGCAAAATGACTCCTGAGCAGATCAAACAATTGTTAGAGAGTTTGAACAACGAAGAAAAAAAGACTCAGAAAAAAATGAACGTAGAGAAAGCAAAAGGAACAAAAACCAATAAAGAAAAAGATTGGTAAGTAATTTTTAATATTTACAAATCTTATTATTTTTGATTGTTGACAAAATGAAAATGAAAGCGTTTTACATACTGTGTTTTATTGGATTGTTTACCCAATCCTTATTAGCCCAAGCGACATTTACTACTGCGGTTAGTAAAAACAAATTGGGTGTAAACGAACGTTTTAGAATAGAATTTACCATCAATATGCAAGGTGCAGATAATTTTTCTCCACCAAATTTTAAAAATTTTAAGGTCATAGCTGGGCCAAGTCAATCTGTAAACCAAGCGTGGATTAACGGAAAAACTACCTTTTCACAATCCTATATTTACACCCTGCAACCAAAAAACATTGGCGTTTATACTATCCCTGGAGCAACCATAGAGTTTGGAGGAAAAACACTCACTTCCAATACGGTTGAGATGAACATCTTAAAAGCAGTCGATATTCCAAAAAATCCAAATGACCCTAATTATATTGCTGAGCAAAACGTACACTTGGTTGCAGAAGTTTCTAAGACCAAGCCTTATGTTGGAGAAGGTATTTATGTTGAGTATAAGCTGTATGTTAGTCAAAACATCAGTGTAGATAATTATGAGGTAACAGAAAGCCCAAAATACAATGGCTTTTGGAATCAAGACATTAGAATAGACAATTTACAGGTAAAATTAGGGAAGTTTAACGGAGAAGATTATCGTTATGTAGTCTTAAAAAAAGCGCTACTTATTCCAACAAAATCAGGAAAACTGATAATTGAACCCATGAAAATGGATGTGTGGATTGGAGTACCAACCGGCCGAGGTGATTTTTTTGGAAACCCAATTACTACAACTGTTAGAAAAGAGTTTACCTCTGCCCAAAGAAACATTCAGGTTGCTGCTTTACCCATAAAAGGAAAACCAGAAAACTTTACAGGTGCCGTTGGAGATTTTGATTTTGTAGTTTCTGCAAATAAAAATGATTTAAAAGCCAATGAATCATCAGAAATAAAAGTGACTGTATCAGGAAAAGGAAACTTAAAACTCTTTAGCTTACCTAACATAGAAACGCCAAAAGAACTAGAGGTATATACCCCTGAGCACAAGGAAAACCTAAGAACCACAGCAAGTGGGTTGCAGGGTACAGTCTCTGATTTATATACCGTTGTTCCGCAATTTAAAGGGAAATACAAAATTCCAAAACTGGCCTTCTCCTATTTTAATCCTTCAGAGAAAAAATACAAGACTATAACAACAGACGATTTGTATGTAAATGTTTTAGAAGGGAAAGAAATTGTAAGCAGCACAAATGCAGACACGGCTAAAAAAGATGTCGTAATTTCTGGAAACAACTTTAGATATATTCAAACCAGTACTAGTTTTAAACCTAAAACGACAAGCTTTTTCTTTGATTCAAATCTGTTTTATCTACTCTTAATTATCCCTTTACTTTTTATACCGATTGGCATAATCATCTATAATAAAAGTGTCGAAAAGTCAAAAGACCTGGTTGGCAAGAAACTTAGAACAGCAGATAGGCTCGCTAAAAAGTACTTATCCGAAGCTAAAAAACAACTCGGAAACAAAGAAGCGTTTTACATAGCTTTAGAAAGAGCTTTGCACAATTATTTAAAAGCAAAATTGCAAATAGAAACTGTAGATATAAGTAGAGAGAGTATCAAAGAAATTTTAATTGATAAAAAGATCAGTGAAGAAACTATTGAATCTTTTATTGAGGTTTTAGACGGTTGTGATTTTGCTCGTTATACTCCGATCACTGATGTGATGATGCAAGATGAGTTTGAAAAAGCCAAACATGTAATTTCTCTTATAGACAAACAATTATAAGCTGATGAAAAAAAGTATATACATCGTATTTATACTCGTTGCACAAACAATGTTTGCGCAAACTAGTAGCGCTTTGTTTGATCAAGCAAATGGTTTATACAAAGAAGGACAATATAAAAAAGCAATAGAGCTTTATACACAGATAGAAGGAAAAGACAGCATATCATCCGACCTGTATTACAATTTAGGAAATTGTTACTACAAGCTAAACAGTGTTGCCAATACCATCTATTATTATGAGAAAGCCTTATTGATCAATCCTCTAAATACAGATGCTACTAATAATTTGACATTTGCAAAAAGAATGGTCATAGACAACATAGAAGAGCTGCCTCAGACCTTTTTACAGAGATTAGAAACCAACTACATCAAAAAGTTATCCTTTGATCAATGGGCTCGTATTTCAGTAATCTTCTCGGTTCTAACCGCAGTCCTTTTTTTACTCTTTTATATTTCAAAAATCTCAAACAAAAAAAGGATTTACTTTATTACAAGTATTATTGCATTTCTAGGCTTGTTAGCTTCTTTAAGTGTTAGTTATCACCAATACGACAAGCATAAAACAACTAAAACAGCAATTATCTTTGCTGCAAAAGTGTCTGTGAAAAATGCTCCAACCTCAAATTCAGATGAAATTTTTGAATTACATGAAGGAACCAAAGTTCAGATTTTGGATGCCGTTGACGATTGGAATAAAATCCTTCTAGCCGACGGAAAAATTGGTTGGATGAGCTCTAGCGAATTAAAATTGTTAACCCAGAATTAACAAATAATTACTTAAATTTTAGTAAATTCGCATTTCTGACAAAAAAACTGATGAACAAAAACAAGATAGCAATCTTTTTTTCTTTTATTTTTATCCTGTTTGTAACAGCGCCAACCGTTGTTACATTAATAGATGAATCTATTGATATCTCTTTTATTTACTCTACTTCGGAAGAAGAAGAACAAGGACAAAAAGCAGATAAAAATGTCAAAGTTTTCATTGTTCAGGTAAAGCCAAATGAATTTGAGTTTGCCAAAGTTTCTAATGACAACAATTTAGGACATAACAACGCTAATTATCCTAAGCCTTATCTCAACGTGGTATTTCCACCTCCAGAGTACAATGTGGCTTAATCTTAGCCCAAAAACTTTCTATTTACTTAGAACACAATCATTCAATTTTTTTATTAATTAATTCCTACTTTTAGCAAGGAATTAAAAACTTATATTTATATGAAATCTATTTTTTCAAATATTAAAGGGGATATTTTTGGTGGTATTACTGCTGGTATTGTAGCCCTTCCACTAGCTTTAGCTTTCGGTGTTAGTTCTGGATTAGGACCTAGTGCTGGATTGTATGGGGCCATCTTTTTAAGTTTTTTCGCCGCATTATTTGGCGGTACTAGCACCCAAATTTCTGGACCAACTGCCCCAATGACTGCCGTTAGTGTTGTGGTTATTGCAGGAATCGTGGCTGCCAACGATGGAGATGTTACAAAAGCACTTCCTTACATTTTATTTGTATTTTTCTTGGCAGGTTTACTTCAAGTAATACTAGGATTAGCTGGTTTAGGAAAGTACATTAAATACATACCCTATCCGGTCGTCTCTGGTTTTATGACAGCAATTGGAGTAATTATTATCATTACACAAATTTTACCAACTGTTGGATATTACCCAAAAGAGGATGTTGCTTTTGTAAATGAATTTAAACCTCAAGCAGAAGAAATCATCTTACAAAATATTCTTAAAGATGAAGCAGGAGAAGGTATTTTGGTTTTAGAAGATTTTAAAGAAACCATCAACAGAGCAGGAACAATTACAGAGGATCAAATATTAAAAGAGTCTCAAACTCTTGCTGCTAGTAATACTTCTGGTGTAATCGGCGCAGTGAAATCACTTCCAAGAGCTATTGGAAATATTAACTGGTTAGAGCTTATTTTAGCTCTTTCGACTATTTTTATTATCTATGGTTTTAAACGAATAACAACTGCCGTCCCAAGTACTTTGGTGGCCTTGCTCGCAGTTAGTGGAGTGGCCTATTTTGGAGGCTTGGATTACCGTTCTATAGAACAAATTCCATCGGGTTTACCGATACCACATTTTGAAATGTTTACACAATTTAGTCTTGGCGGAATTTCACCTTATATTTTTACCGCACTATCATTAGCGCTACTTGGAGCCATTGACTCATTACTAACTTCGGTCGTTGCAGACAATATGACCAAGACAAAACACAATCCAAATAAAGAATTAATAGGTCAAGGAATTGGAAATAGTATTTCATCAATTTTTGGTGGTATCCCTGGTGCAGGTGCAACAATTAGAACCGTTGTAAACATCAATGCTGGAGGAAAAACAAAACTTTCTGGTATGGTTGCCGCACTATTATTACTATTAATTTTATTAGCATTAGGCCCGGTAGCTTCACAGATTCCTGCAGCAGTATTAGCTGGTATTTTAATTACTGTAGGTATTGGTGTAATGGACTATAAAGGACTAAAGGCTGTTGTAAAAATGCCTTCTGGTGAAGTCGTTATTATGTTTATCGTATTAATCTTATCTACGTTCTGGAATTTAGTGAACGCAGTAGGAATTGGTTTGGTAATGGCTTGTTTGTTATTCATGAAAAAAATGGGTGATGTCTCAGAAAAAAGATCAGATGTAAAATCACTTAAAAAAGAAAAAAGCTGGGAAGATGAAGCTGATTTTCCAGAAGATTTAAAAGAAAAAGTATACATCAAACACATTAAAGGTCCTTTGTTCTTTGGATCTACTAGTAATTTCCAGAGTTTAACCAAACAAATTCCAAGTTCTGCAGAATATGTAATCATTCGTATGGGAAGATCTCCGTACATGGACCAATCAGGTTTGTATGCGCTAGAAGATGCTGCTATGGAGTTGGTTCAAAATGGCAAAAAAGTATTATTAGTAAATGTGTTAACCCAACCTAAATATATGTTAGAACGTATAGATCTTGTTCCTGATTTGATTCCTAAGGAACATATCTTTAAAACATTTAAAGACTGTACAAGTTGGATTAAAGAACAAACAAAAAACTAAACAATGTTACATAGAGATAAAGCAGTTACAAAAGAGCAGCAGGACAAATTGACCCCACTGCGCGTTTTACAAGATTTTATTGAAGGGAATGCACGATTCATTAGAGATGAGGTGCATTCTATCAACCACAAAGCCTTGATAACACAAACTACTGAAGGACAGCATCCAAAAGCAATTGTACTCTCTTGTATCGATTCAAGAGTTCCTGTCGAATTAATCTTTGACCAGACTATTGGAGATATTTTTGTAGCAAGAGTAGCAGGTAATTTTGAGAATACAGATATCTTAGGAAGTATGGAGTATTCTTGTAAGGTTGCTGGTAGTAAATTGATATTTGTATTGGGACACGAAAGTTGTGGAGCCATAAGAGCTGCCTGCGACCATGTAGAATTAGGGAATATTACCTCTATGCTAGCCAATATTCAGCCCGCTGTTAAAATGTCTGAAGGTCAAGTAAACGGCAAGAAAAATTCTTCGAATGAAGAATTTGTAAACAAGACCATAGAGAACAACGTAATGTTAACTATCGACAGAATTAGAGACAAAAGCCCAATTTTAAAAGAAATGGAACAAAACCAAGAAATTAAAATTGTAGGTGGCGTCTATCAGCTGAGTACAGGAAAAGTATACTTAATCTAATTAAAAAGGAGGCAATTGCCTCCTTTTTTTATATCTCTTCTAGAAGCTTGTCCAGACCCTCTGTTTTAAGTGGCTGGTTTTCCAAGTCGATGCTTGGAATAATTGCTGGGACTATGCTTTTTATCGGCCCATATAATAAAGATTCATCGAGTGTTTCTTGTTTGACAAAACTTATTGTTTTGTTCATTTTTTGAAAGAAGATAAAAAATACACTTAGTATCAACGCATATTTTAAAAAGCCAAAGACACCTCCTAATATTTTATTAATTATCCCTAATGCTGCAAAATCTGCTAATTTAGTTAGCAGTTTCCCAGCTAGGCTCACTAAAACTATGATAACGATAAAGGTAAGTGCAAAAGCTGCCAAAGAAATCTGTTTTTCTGACCAAGACACACTTTCTTTAAGATACGAAGCTGCATAATCCGAAAAATGAATGGCACCATAAACCCCACCTATCAAAGCAATTAGTGAAGCGATTTCCACAAAAAAACCTTTTATCAAACCTCTAACAAAACCAAAAACCAATACAATCGTAATAACAATATCAAAAACATTCATAATTTAAAAACAACTTTTTTATACTACTTTACAGTTTCTTATTACAAGTGAGAGATTTCTACTTTGATTCTGCGTAGCTAACTTACTACAAATCGCACGAAAATTCAAATGTCTGTTCTTATTAAAGAAAAATATTGCAAAGAGTGCGTATCTTTGAGGCATTATATTTTTTTATGACAGAAAATAGCACCTTAAAAGAAAAATGGGATTACATCATTGAAAAACTCTCTGCTCAATTTGCAGATGGGGATCCTTTAAATATTGACGCAGTTATATATCTTGTTGGTGTTCAAGAACTTGGACAAGGACAACGTAAATTTAAAAAAGACGAAAAATTAAACCTAATGCATATTGCCATTTGCAAATTGCTAGAGCCATATGGCTACTATGAATTTGATTTTTTTGATGAAGATGGATGGCCGCATTATAAAACAATCAATCAGTTGCCTAATTTAAAACCTGGAGAACAATCTGTATTGATGAAAGAATCTATTGTTGCTTATTTTGAGAATTTAGATTTCTTTAAGTAACTTTAATTTTTCTTACCAAAACAGAAAATAGCTTAGGAACCCAACGCTTTAGGTAGATTCCAAACTTCTCTTTGGTTCCAGCGATATAAACCTCCTCTTTTTTTTGAGCAATAGCCTTGAGCATTTTTGTAGCAAAACGCTCTGGATCTATTCCGTTTTCTGTTGCTTTATCCATGCTTTGTTGTGGGCTACCATCACCCGTTAAAGCATTCATAGATACTGAAGTCTTTACAAACCCTGGGCAGACGATTGTCACTGATATATTGTCTGTAAAACACTCCGCTCTTAAACTATCAAAAAAGCCATGCAAGGCATGTTTGGATGCAGCATAGCTAGATCGATAAGGGGTACCTATAATCCCTACAGCACTAGATGTGACCACAAAATGACCTTTTTGTTTTTCAATAAAATGAGGTAATAAGGCCTTAGTAAGTGCAATAGTTCCAAGATAATTAACCTTCATTATTTTTTCATCTACACTTAGCTCAGTGTCTTTTGCCAATGATCGTTGGCTGATGCCTCCATTGTTAATTAAAACATCTACAGTTCCGTGCTTTTTGATCAGCTCAGCAACTTTGCTCGGAAAATCTTTATAGTCTTCTAAATCTAAGGGAAAAGGAAATACCTTCTCTGGGTCCTTACACAACTGTTGCACCTCTAACAAAGCTGGCAATTTTCTCGCAGAAAGAATTAAAATTGCATTTTCTTCTGACAATTTAATTGCTAGAGCTTTTCCGATTCCAGAAGATGCTCCAGTAATCCAAACGATTTTATTTGAAAAATTCATGTAAAATAATTTAAAAGCAATGTACTTATTTTAACTTAGAAATAGTAATTTTGGTACACTTCTTGAGAAGTTTAAGAAAATTAAAAAATTGATTATGAAAAAATTATTCATTCTTTTTGCCCTGTTTGCAATCACAGCACAAGCTCAATATAAAATAGAAGGAACCCTAAACCCTGCCGACAAATTTAGCTGGGTAATCCTGTATAAAATTGAAGGTGCAAAACAACTGTTTGTAAAAAGTGGTAAAATTGAAAATGGTCAATTTAAATTTGAATTACCTGCCGATGCCAAAGTAGGAATGTATCGTGTTTCTTACAAAACAGAAGGCGCTGGCTTTGTCGATTTTTTATTTAACAAAGAAGACATCCGTTTTCGTTTTAACCCAAACAGTGCAGAAGAAAGCATTCATTTTGATAGCTCTTCAGAAAACATCCTATATCAAGACTATATTAAAGTTGTTGCTCTTGAACAGTACAAGTTAGACTCCTTGCAGGTAGCCTATTTAAAAGGCCCATCAGCAAACACAGAAAAACTATACAACAACCAACTAAAAGAAATTACTGCCTTACAAGCTTCTTATGTAAAGAAAGCCAAAGGAAAAATGGTTGAGGATTTTATTAAAGCCAATAATCGATACAACAGTACTAGTATTTCAAAAGATTCACAGGCTTACCTAAACATGGTTGTCAAGCACTTTTTTGACAACATCGATTTTAACAACAAGACATTATACAATTCTACTTTTTTAGTTGATAGGATTACAGATTATGTGTTCTACATGAATTATTCTGAAGATGAAAAAACACAAGAAAATCTGCATAAAAAAGCCATTAAAGATGTTCTAGGTAGAGTAAAAGATCCAGTATTTAAAAAAGATATTGTTGAGTTTTTAGTTACCCAATTTATCAATTACCAGCGAGTTACTTTTGTAGATTATTTAATGAGCAGCTATTACGATCCACTACCAAAAAACATAAAAGATCAAGAATTCTTAGCTTTAGTTAAAGAAAAAACGATTGTTGAGGTTGGTAGAATAGCTCCAGATATTAGCTGGACAGAGAATGGTAAAAACTACAAGCTTTCTACCTTAAAAGAAGCCTCAAACTATGTATTGATTTTTTGGAGCACCACTTGCTCTCATTGTACCCGTGAAATTCCTTTATTACACAGCTTTATGAAAGGTAAAAAGAATACAAAAATTATTGCTTTCGGGATGGAAGAATCAAGTGCTAATTGGAAAAGCTATATCAAAGGTTTAAGCGGATGGCACCATATCCTCGGTTTAAATAAATGGGAAAACCCAACAGCTAGAACCTATCAAATATATTCAACGCCAACCTATATCGTTTTGAACAGCAATAAAAAAATCATTGCCAAACCACAAACATTAGAGCAACTACAAAAAATAATCAGTGGTTTAGAATAGGTTTTCTATTTAGAAATACAAAAAAGCATCTTCTATATGATCTATAGTAAAGGTGCTTTTTTGGTTAATAATAGCAATGATATCAAAGCGAACTTCAACATCTAAATCTTTGTCTTGCACATAATGATCCATAGCCAAAACTAAGAGTTGAATCTTTTTTTTATTGACAAAATCCTGTGGATTCCCAAAAGCTTCTGAGGACCGAGTCTTTACTTCTACCGCGACAATAGTATCTTCTTTTTGGGCAATAATATCAACCTCAGCTTTTAAAAAACGATAATTTGTCTCTAGGATGGTATACTTCTTTTTTAACAAGAATTCAACAGCTAACTGCTCTCCTTTTTTACCAAGTTCGTAGTGCTTTGCCATTAGTTCTGCATAAATAAAACTGTTGCGTGTTGCTCTGTAACATCCATTTCTATAGTTCTACCAAGTATAATCGCCTGGTTGTCTGCCTCGTGACCTGCAGGAAAATCAAACAAAACAGGGAAATCATATTCTGCAACCACTTCTAAAATGAGTGATTCTATAGATTCTCCCCAAGGCGTAGTATTTTTCTTAATTTTGGTCATATCACCAATAATAAGTCCTTTGCAATTTTCAAAATACCCTGCCCGCTTTAAACTTTGCAGCATACGATCTATATGATATTTATACTCGCCAATTTCTTCAATAAATAAGATTTTTCCACGGGTATCTATTTCACTTTTTGAACCCAACATGGTTAACAACATGGTTAAGTTTCCGCCAACCAATTGACCTTCTGCAGAACCTTTTCTATTCAGATCATTTGGACTAACTTGATAGCTCAAAGATTCTCCAAATAGCGCAGACTTAAAGCTAGCAATGGTCTTTTTAGTTTCTTTCGGATCTTCTTCTAAACTGGTTGCCATCATAGCGTGTAATGTTTCAAAACCTAGGTTGTGTACATGACTGTGAATTGCAGTAATATCTGAATAACCAACAATCCATTTGGGATGCTTTTTAAAAGTACTAAAATCTAATAAGTCTAAAATCCGAACAGATCCATATCCTCCACGTGCACTCCAAATTGCTTTGATATTTTTATTGTCCAAGGCCTTTTGAAAATCAGCTGCTCGTTCTTCATCAGAACCTGCAAAATGAGATCCTTGGACATACAAATGCTCACCCAAAACCACATGCAATCCCCAACTTTCTACCAATCGCTTTGCTTTTTCTATGGAAGCCTCTCGGTTCATTAAAATACCTGCCGGGGCTACAATAGCAATCGTATCTCCCTTTTTAAGATAAGGTGCCTTAACTAGTTGATTGCTTTTAACTCTAAGTGAGTTTGGCATTTCTTGAGCAGAAGCAAAGCTTATCAAGCTTAAAAAAAAGAGTCTGACTAAGTAGGTTTGGGCTTTTAAATTCATAGAATTGCTTTTTGTAAAAGTATCAATTTTCGTTGGCATTGTAAAATAACTTCTGCTTGCTTTTTTGTACTTTTGCAATTCAAAAATTGGTCCAAACTAATTTCAATTCAAAATCAACTTAAAATGAAGACTCCTAAAAGATATACCATTACTGCAGCTTTGCCTTATACCAACGGACCTGTCCATATTGGGCATTTAGCCGGAGTCTACGTACCTGCTGATATCTACACACGTTATTTGAGACTTAAAGGCGAAGATGTTGTCTTTGTTTGTGGATCAGATGAACACGGAGTACCTATCACAATTAAGGCAAAAAAAGAAGGAATCACTCCACAGCAAGTGGTTGATAAATACAATACAATTATCAAAGATTCTTTTGCTGATTTTGGAATTTCTTTTGACAATTATTCAAGAACCTCTGCAGAAATTCACCATAAAACTGCCTCAGAATTTTTCTTAAAATTATATAATGATGGTGAGTTTATTGAAGAAATAACAGAACAATTATACGATGAAGAGGCCAATCAATATTTAGCCGATCGTTTTGTTATAGGAACTTGCCCTAAATGTGGCAATGAAGAAAGTTATGGAGATCAGTGTGAAAGTTGTGGAACTAGCCACAATGCAACAGACTTGATCAATCCAAAATCTTCTATCACCGGAAACGTCCCAACCTTAAAAGAAACCAAACACTGGTTTTTACCCTTAGACAAGCATGAAGCTTTTTTAAAGGAATGGATTTTAGTTGGTCATAAAAACGACTGGAAACCCAATGTATTAGGTCAGGTAAAATCTTGGATTGATGATGGTTTAAGACCTAGAGCAGTAACCAGAGATTTGGATTGGGGTATTCCTGTTCCTTTAGAAGGAGCCGACGGAAAAGTATTGTATGTTTGGTTTGATGCTCCTATCGGATATATTTCTGCAACCAAAGAATGGGCTGCACAAAACAACAAAGACTGGGAGCCTTATTGGAAAAATGACGATACCAAATTGGTGCACTTTATTGGGAAAGACAATATCGTTTTTCACTGTATTATTTTTCCTGCAATGCTTAAAGCCCATGGAGATTTTGTAATGCCAGAAAATGTCCCTGCTAACGAATTCTTAAACTTAGAAGGAAACAAACTATCGACCTCAAAAAATTGGGCTGTTTGGCTGCATGAATACTTGGTTGATTTTCCAAATCAGCAAGATGCTTTGCGATATGCACTTACAGCAACAGCTCCAGAAACCAAAGACACAGACTTTACTTGGAAAGATTTTCAGGCCAGAAACAATAATGAATTGGTTGCTATCTTTGGTAACTTTATCAATAGAGTTGTGGTCTTAACTTCTAAATATTACAATGGCCTTGTTCCTGAAGCAAGTTCATTAACAGCCATAGATACAGAAGTGCTTACTCAATTACAAGAGTTTCCAGAGATCATATCTAGATCTATAGAGCGTTACCGTTTTAGAGAAGCAAGTCAAGAATTAATGAATCTTGCTCGTTTAGGAAACAAATACCTGGCAGACGAAGAGCCTTGGAAAGTAGTTAAAGAAGATCCGAAACGCGTAGAAACAATTATGCATGTTGCCTTGCAGATTGCAGCTGGTTTGGCCGTTTTATCTGAGCCTTTTTTACCTTTTACCTCTGCCAAATTAAAAGGGATTTTAAACATCAATCAAAGCGATAAAAGCACAGCAACTCTAACATGGAAATCAGTGAGTACAGAAGCTACATTGCTGGCTGCTAAACATCAAATTAACAAAGCAGAATTGCTTTTTTCTAAAATTGAAGACGAAGAAATTACAGCGCAATTGGCAAAATTAGAAGCAACCAAAAAAAGTAACGAAAACGAGAAAAAAACGGTAGCTCCTCAAAAAGAAACTATCAATTTTGATGACTTTACCAAATTGGATATGA contains:
- a CDS encoding VWA domain-containing protein, yielding MYQIEEPSYFYYLAIIPVIIVLFLLVFWWKKSTQKKFIDKDLLVRLAPNTSTFKSVLKLVFLLIGISFLVVSLTNPKMGTKLKTLKREGVDVVFALDVSKSMLAEDIAPNRLEKAKQIISKIIDKLGSDRVGIIIYAGNAYPLLPITTDHAAASMFLQNAGPNMVSSQGTAINEALTLAKTYYNNDEQTNRFLIIISDGEDHQDETSKVAQSMSKEGIKIFTIGVGTEQGGPIPIKTNGSLVGYKKDNKGETVITKRNQEVLEEVANSASGRYIDGNKTETPVDILEKILANAQKSEFETKQFSDYKDQFQWFIGLGILFLLIDVFFLDKKTKWVKKIDLFNEQ
- a CDS encoding tetratricopeptide repeat protein; amino-acid sequence: MNRIKNIFTVVFFVLFSATSFAQQDSIALQREARSLLRNGNELYQQEKYTDASVLYKKALEKSATYKKASYNLGNALYLQKDYKEAVPQFELSAKAAKDKFSKAESFHNLGNSMMEQKQYQQAIDAYKNALRNNPNDDETRYNLAVAKKKLKEQKDKENKDNKDDKKDNKDKKDNKDKNDDKGDQKDDKKGDQKDEDKNKDDKKDDQNGDQKDNKDPKQNENKDNKKKEQPKKGKMTPEQIKQLLESLNNEEKKTQKKMNVEKAKGTKTNKEKDW
- a CDS encoding BatD family protein, with translation MKMKAFYILCFIGLFTQSLLAQATFTTAVSKNKLGVNERFRIEFTINMQGADNFSPPNFKNFKVIAGPSQSVNQAWINGKTTFSQSYIYTLQPKNIGVYTIPGATIEFGGKTLTSNTVEMNILKAVDIPKNPNDPNYIAEQNVHLVAEVSKTKPYVGEGIYVEYKLYVSQNISVDNYEVTESPKYNGFWNQDIRIDNLQVKLGKFNGEDYRYVVLKKALLIPTKSGKLIIEPMKMDVWIGVPTGRGDFFGNPITTTVRKEFTSAQRNIQVAALPIKGKPENFTGAVGDFDFVVSANKNDLKANESSEIKVTVSGKGNLKLFSLPNIETPKELEVYTPEHKENLRTTASGLQGTVSDLYTVVPQFKGKYKIPKLAFSYFNPSEKKYKTITTDDLYVNVLEGKEIVSSTNADTAKKDVVISGNNFRYIQTSTSFKPKTTSFFFDSNLFYLLLIIPLLFIPIGIIIYNKSVEKSKDLVGKKLRTADRLAKKYLSEAKKQLGNKEAFYIALERALHNYLKAKLQIETVDISRESIKEILIDKKISEETIESFIEVLDGCDFARYTPITDVMMQDEFEKAKHVISLIDKQL
- a CDS encoding SH3 domain-containing protein, yielding MKKSIYIVFILVAQTMFAQTSSALFDQANGLYKEGQYKKAIELYTQIEGKDSISSDLYYNLGNCYYKLNSVANTIYYYEKALLINPLNTDATNNLTFAKRMVIDNIEELPQTFLQRLETNYIKKLSFDQWARISVIFSVLTAVLFLLFYISKISNKKRIYFITSIIAFLGLLASLSVSYHQYDKHKTTKTAIIFAAKVSVKNAPTSNSDEIFELHEGTKVQILDAVDDWNKILLADGKIGWMSSSELKLLTQN
- a CDS encoding SulP family inorganic anion transporter, producing the protein MKSIFSNIKGDIFGGITAGIVALPLALAFGVSSGLGPSAGLYGAIFLSFFAALFGGTSTQISGPTAPMTAVSVVVIAGIVAANDGDVTKALPYILFVFFLAGLLQVILGLAGLGKYIKYIPYPVVSGFMTAIGVIIIITQILPTVGYYPKEDVAFVNEFKPQAEEIILQNILKDEAGEGILVLEDFKETINRAGTITEDQILKESQTLAASNTSGVIGAVKSLPRAIGNINWLELILALSTIFIIYGFKRITTAVPSTLVALLAVSGVAYFGGLDYRSIEQIPSGLPIPHFEMFTQFSLGGISPYIFTALSLALLGAIDSLLTSVVADNMTKTKHNPNKELIGQGIGNSISSIFGGIPGAGATIRTVVNINAGGKTKLSGMVAALLLLLILLALGPVASQIPAAVLAGILITVGIGVMDYKGLKAVVKMPSGEVVIMFIVLILSTFWNLVNAVGIGLVMACLLFMKKMGDVSEKRSDVKSLKKEKSWEDEADFPEDLKEKVYIKHIKGPLFFGSTSNFQSLTKQIPSSAEYVIIRMGRSPYMDQSGLYALEDAAMELVQNGKKVLLVNVLTQPKYMLERIDLVPDLIPKEHIFKTFKDCTSWIKEQTKN
- a CDS encoding carbonic anhydrase family protein, which codes for MLHRDKAVTKEQQDKLTPLRVLQDFIEGNARFIRDEVHSINHKALITQTTEGQHPKAIVLSCIDSRVPVELIFDQTIGDIFVARVAGNFENTDILGSMEYSCKVAGSKLIFVLGHESCGAIRAACDHVELGNITSMLANIQPAVKMSEGQVNGKKNSSNEEFVNKTIENNVMLTIDRIRDKSPILKEMEQNQEIKIVGGVYQLSTGKVYLI